The Oncorhynchus clarkii lewisi isolate Uvic-CL-2024 chromosome 20, UVic_Ocla_1.0, whole genome shotgun sequence nucleotide sequence TTTTTGTTTTGCAGGTTGTTGAAGAAGAAGAAGCATATCCGTTCGCCATATTGCAGTGATACAGCGATATTTCTCACTTGTCTTTGGGAAGCTGAAGGCTTTGCGTTTCCTCGTTAACCGGCACAATGTTTGCGACACAAGTTTATGGAGATAATGGGAAAATGAAGGAATATCACTATACTGGACCAGTAGAGCACCGATTCTCTCCATATTCCTTTAACGGAGGGTAAGCATGAATGTCCAACTAGCAAATCTTAGCAAGTTACCGTGAACTAGCTAATGCTGTTGTGCAGTCAGAACGGACAGTGATCGAATATAAGTTAGTGTCTGACTAAATGTGCCCATGAAGCAAATAACTAACACTTAACTAATCGAGATCACTTTTAGCTAGTTACGTGAACAACAGACTTCGCTACCTACATGTTTAGTTTCGATTTCAGTTAGCATACGTTCGCTAGTATCTGACGCTAACAGTAGTTAGACTAGTTTCTTTATAGCTAGCTACTTATGTCACGGAGCTGATTAATGTTTTGCCAAAACTAACTTGTTTGTCAGGGAGCTTCAAAGTCTTAACATAGTTTGTATTGTGCTTCCAGGACTGTGCTTGCTGTTGCCGGTGAAGACTTTGCCATTGTGGCCTCTGACACCCGTTTGAGTGAAGGCTATTCAATCCACAGCCGTGACTCTCCAAAATGCTACAAGTTGTAAGTCAAACACACACTATTGTATTTCCAAGGATGAGCGAAGGCACATTGTCAGATGGTGTGGTTTAACTCCACTAACTGGCTTACTATTTCTACGTTTAATCAGGCAGTCAAATTCTCCACAAATATTTTTCagaaattggtcttttgacctaTCAGATTAGTTCTGAAAGAGCTTGCTgtgaaaatatctgatgtgattggtcaaactAGCAATTAGAGGGGAAAATATaataattgggctgcctgtctaaacacagcctaAGTGACTCATCAATGTCTTATGTATTGACACAGATGACACTTCTATATGCAGTCTTggtaaaacaaaaacattttaaatgGTGGTGGATACTGCTTGTGAACATCATAATACATTGGATGTAAATCAATATTCAACCTCTAAATGCTGTTACTAATACAGTTTTTCATTTATCACAGGACAGATACAACTGTCATAGGATGCAGTGGATTCCATGGAGATTGCTTGACTCTTACTAAAATCATTGATGCAAGATTAAAGGTGAGATCATCTTGGGCTTGAGACTGTTTCACTTTCATTCATAAATGTTACTTTAAAAATAGTTCGCTAAGCTGAAAGTTATGGAATACTGCTGTACACTAAGTTAGCATTTGTAAATGTTTCATTTTCAAACACATATTTGTAGATGTACAAGCACTCCAACAACAAGTGCATGACAAGTGGAGCGATTGCAGCCATGCTGTCAACAATCCTGTACGGTAGAAGATTCTTCCCCTACTACGTTTACAACATCATCGGTGGCTTGGATGAGGAGGGTATGTCTCCTGCTCTATTTCTGTTATTACTATAATCACAATGCTTGGCTAATTTTCCATGTAATTTATTCACTGCatattttttagttttttttaatccACTTCTAGTTCAATATGTATTACTCTCCTAACTGAATTGGATTGTTTTTGCTTTTCAGGTAAAGGAGCTGTTTATAGTTTTGACCCAGTGGGATCCTAtcagagagacacatacaaagctggAGGCTCAGCGAGTGCTATGCTGCAACCTCTGCTTGACAACCAGGTAAAGAAACAAAGGGGCATAAGTTCAGCATCACTATCTTTTAAGGACTTTGTTCCCCCTGAAGCACCTCTGTCCAATGGATTGTACTGCAATCCAACAGCACAATATGACTTGAATGTTTGTGTGTTTAAAagaaaaaagggaaaaaaagtgATGTATTATTTGGCGGTTTCAAGGCAACTCTAGACATTCTAGTGGCCTAATTGATACTGTATTGGTTCGGAACAAACCAGTTCTTGGTTTCTGTATAGCCCCTTATCGTCTTTGTCTTTATTCTTAATTTACAATCAGATTGGATTCAAGAACATGGAGGGTGTGCAGCACCTGCCCCTGAGCCAGGAGAAGGCTGTGCAGCTGGTCAAAGATGTCTTCATCTCCGCTGCTGAGAGAGATGTGTACACCGGGGATGCCCTCAGGATCTGCATCGTCACCAAGGATGGCATCAAAGAAGAGACAGTCCCTCTCAGGAAGGACTGAACAACCTGCCGCTGTCAACCTCCCACTTTTGtctgtatttttcatattttGGACCGATCTCCTGCTTTTCTTTTTACATTCTTGCTGAAGAAAAATGTTCCCTGTAGTTAATTTTGTCTGACCATTTTTATTAAACattaaatgtttgaaaatgtatttgattaCAATGATTACAACTGTTTAGAAAAACCAACAAAcacagtgtataaaacattaggaacaccttcctaatattaagttgcaccctgttttgccctcagaacaggctcaatttgttgaggcatggactctacaaggtgttgaaagcgttccacagggatgctggcccatgttgattcaatgcttctcacagttgtattaagttggctggatgtcctttgggtggtggaccattcttgatatggataggaaactgttgagcgtggaaaccCTGCagtgttgtagttcttgacacactcaaaccagtgcgcatggcacctactacaataccccagttcaaaggcacttaataatttgtcttgcccattcaccctctgaatggggcacaatccatgtctcaaagcTTTAAAATCCTTCATtaacctctcctccccttcatctacaccagggctgcccaaccctcttcctggagatctactgtcctgtgggttttcagtccaaccctaatttaacacctgattctactaattagctgctcaaccAGACCTTAACTAGCTGGATCGgatatgctaaattagggttggactgaaactACATGACAGATTTCCGAGAAGAGGGTTAGGCAGCCTTGATCTACACTGAAGTGGATGTAACAGTTggcatcatagctttcacttggtcagtctgtcatggaaagagcaggtgttcctaatgttttgtacacagtgtatatgCCATTGGTCCCATGATTGGAATTGGCTCCTTTAGAAGAGAGTTGGTTAAGGCTCGCAATAATACTTTTTGCCAAATAGGGGTGTTTACAACTGTAGAGATTGAGTTTGGACATTCAGAACTGGATCCACAACCCCGCTGTGCCATAACTGTCCAGACCTATTTGTGGTAATATTTTCATACGCAACTCCTCAGAGGTGTACTACACATTAAAACCCCTATGCAGCCAGGGGAATGCTTCTGACAAAGAACAGAAACCAGGGATTATTCTTCTGCTGCCACCAATGTAATTGAGGGGCAACTGCAGAAGAAGGGGTTGAACCAGTGACCATGTGGATCAAGGCATGTGCACTACAACCTGTGCCATAAAAGCAAAAATCCTATCTAAGCATGCTCAGGCCAGGAAGACTACACAtgggtcaggataaagatgagtctgGCAGGAGTGAAGATTTTGGAAAAAGtggacccttgccttttggctgatccatttgtaGTTTCAAGGTGGGTGAAAACAGTTACtgctgtggaatcggtgaggggaaccagaagtggtcttgtggtgattgtgtttctgctggtcagagggagcaGGTGCTCTGTGCTAAATGAATGGGGGCAAGAGACgtgaattgttttgctctcaagaaaagggtgccattAAAATGAGTGATTGCTGGGGTAGCGGTAAATGTGAAAGCTGACCAACCGAATGGGAAGATTCCCAGTGTTTGTGATGCTCCTCGTTTGGTGTGACGCAGACCGGGTGGTGTGAGTGGAGAAAGAGTCATTGTcggttcttttgagttttgatgttgagtctgCCTGACAAAGTGATGTTATGATATATAAGTTATCCTGTatggggtgggtataatttgtggaacgttccaacaggaatctgttccaaaaacgtCTTAAAGTACAAAGTTGctaacaaacaatgtatacaaagtAGCATAATCAAttcacctagctaactagctgccgAATCACCACGTAGCTTATTGTTAATGTTTGTCCATAGGCTACCAGAGACATTTTTCGAGAATTAACGTGGTGAGTGAAAACTTAATGAAATAGCCCCCTCCCTACCCGGAATCTTATTCGGCCGCTATACAACTCTGTATacgttgtttgttggcaaccttcTTATTTACAAAGTTTTTGGAACatattcctgttggaacgttccacaaattacaCCCACCCTCCTGTACGAGCTTTTGTACCAAATACATTACGCTGTTACAGGTGCCAAgtttatgggcatgtggcagcagtgtggaggagggaggttcctaggtgtgcagaagggcatgagacaaacgaatgtgtagcattggggaaagtagtggtgagtgttaattgtaggggtgcccatgtggctggggatcagaaatgtcccgtGCGAGAAGctggttgaggtttccagggttagaatagtgcagaagttgtcatatactgaggcagtgaagaaagtagagaaaggttaagggggagggagaggagtgctGTGAGTattagatctgtaccagtacagagggataaaCCAACAAGTGATATATGTTTCAGGAAGATTGGATTTTTggcatttatagcaatggttatcaactgtactgcagggatggaacgtAGTCACAGAAAataggttgtggtggcagctgcaaaaggtatgtgtgtgtgtgagacttgaCATCAAAAGATTTATGTGATGTTTTAATTGGTAGTGTCCCATTCTTTCAGGCTGTTGGTCTCAAGTAGGGCTAAATAGATAGAAAGTGGAgtatttttataaaaaataaaacaaatgttagTGTACTGTTAGACGGTAgggtatttttttaatttttaattttgttattatttttttaaggGAAGTGTAAGGGCCTAcgccagtctagtaggtggcggtaatgcaaaatgtattggatgccaaccgccgttaaatTTAATCAAAGACTACACACGCTCAGGCCAAGAAAATATATTATCTTTTATTTTTTCTTGAACAgcactttctgtttttgatttgggGGAACTGTGCCCTTGTACCATGTCAGAGAAAATAATCAAGAATGTATTAGGAACCCGCGGTTAAACCTCATCGGAAAAGGCTTAGGAACTTTGACACCGGAAGTGGTCACTGATGTCGCTGTTTAGTGCATGAACAAGTGCATGAATCCGTGGAACCATCAGCTAGCAAAAGCTCCTTTGAATGTTATAGAGACGGGGGTGAGTATTTGACATATTTACGGAGTCCCTTCTCAACACAACAGCATCACTTAGTGAGCAAAACACTAACGACCACACGAGTGTTGCCATGGCAGTAGCTAGCTTGCGTTGGCTAACGTAACTACTACGCTAACCTGGTCAACTGCAAGTCAGGTGCGAAATTTGCGCCAAACTGTTTTTTTACGTTCACACGAAGTTGCAGGGTTTCTGTAAACAAAAGCATACATTGCAAAGTTGCATTGAATTTCAATGCGTGGTGTTAAAGTGCTAGATAGCTATGTTAAAGTTCGCGCGCCACTGTAGCGGTAGCTAACTTAGTTAACGTTTGTTAGCTGACTGTCTGGCTGCAAAGGTTAACTAATTAGATAAATTAgctgtctatagttagttaggtACTGCTGCCATTATGTGGTCTAGTTGAGTGATTGGTCAAGTTTCCATTGACAAGTGTTTGCCACCGATTTCCCCTGTCTCAATGCTTAGCCAACTTTCTGTATGTGATTTGTCTGTTCTTTCTGGTCAAAAGAAGCGATCTAAGGGGTTCGCTGCTACGCTCTGCTATTGCGATTCATGACTTGTCGAAATTATCAATCCTACTCCTCAGAGAATTGCAGGCCTTTGAGACGGCCAGTCAAGTGAACG carries:
- the LOC139376809 gene encoding proteasome subunit beta type-1; this encodes MFATQVYGDNGKMKEYHYTGPVEHRFSPYSFNGGTVLAVAGEDFAIVASDTRLSEGYSIHSRDSPKCYKLTDTTVIGCSGFHGDCLTLTKIIDARLKMYKHSNNKCMTSGAIAAMLSTILYGRRFFPYYVYNIIGGLDEEGKGAVYSFDPVGSYQRDTYKAGGSASAMLQPLLDNQIGFKNMEGVQHLPLSQEKAVQLVKDVFISAAERDVYTGDALRICIVTKDGIKEETVPLRKD